The genomic region tgtgtgtgttgagagagaattagaaagagaattggaagtgaaatggagtgaatgatgagtggtaattggtgagtggtgagtggggttaaaaggagttctagttagttgactagctcatggtagaagttaaaattgattagtcatacatgacataatcaagagtggaatcccatgctagttactattggtatatacccatagtaagtacgttttgaagctgtgtataatacgggtaagaatacgactagaattcttgatgaaagaaaagaatgggaaagtaactgtaaccattttcgttaagtatgaatgttttgatatatgtcttgaagtcttccaaaagtattttaatacatctaaatacactacatgtatatacattttaactgagtcgttaagtcatcgttagtcgttacatgtaagtgttgttttgaaacctttaagttaacgatctcaattaatgttgttaacccattgtttattatatctaatgagatgttaaattattatattatcatgatattatgatatattaatatatcttaatatgatatatatacatttaaatgtcgttacaacgataatcgttacatatatgtctcgtttcgaaatccttaagttagtagtcttgtttatatgtatataactcattgttaatatacttatggagatacttacttatcataacctcatgttaaccatatgtatatccatatatatatcgtcatgtcgtttttacaagttttaacgttcgtgaatcgccactTAAGCATGTGTGTTGAATACAAACAAATGACTAACCAATAAACGTGTGTGTTAAATACAAACAAATGATTATGAAAAATATGAGATTACCTCAAATGATTATCAAGAAATGTATCCAAGAAATGTAGACTTGCCTCTTTGGgtatgacaagtcactatcaaggtaATACATCCAAGACGAATCaggcacttaatgcatatagtacttttataggatgttgggtatcttttgcaggtattaaatgaagtaaagaggtcaaaagtataaggtttaaatggattcaaacggctatacaattgATAGGTGAAAAAGACCCGACGGCGTGCGGTCGACCCATGGTCGACCGTGGCCTGAGCCATGGCAACGTCTAATTTTTTTTTTGTCTCtcactataaatagcaagacttagaGAGATTCAATGAGGACTCTCTTCAATGCTTCAACTCTAAatacatcagagaatcacaagacctTCATTCATATATGTTTGTGATTAACAAGGGAGTtattctataatctcatagattgcAAAACtgatgtaaacttactttcaaattactatctttgtgagtttacttagtgataTATTATCCTTTGAATTGTCTTAGGAATATCATCACTAGAAGAGTGAATCTTATACTTTGTAATAGAAGCAAAAGCTAGCTTAGGGATCattttccttaaagggaactaagaggttgattaattccattgggaattaataTTTGTCCAAGGTGAaggcaagttgatctaagttaaaagtaatctttcgaagggatagaaagattagatgTGTTGTCTACAATGGGTACAAGATTTGTAagtcggatctccaccgggtttggagaaaaggctTAGTTAAAcaaactcccgattagtgaatcggggagtggattaaggtggattagttaacatccacccgaaccactataaatccttgtgtttatgttctttactttactttcaACATTGTTtcaaacataaacactacacacattgagtttgagttgattaagtttATCAAAGTTGATTAAATCTTGTTAATCATGGAAAAAGtttttaaaaacgtattaagtaactagtCACCCCCCTCCAGTTACTTACACACCAAAAAATCCATTGTGAAAACATTCAATGTACCAAAATCGCCACAAACCAGCCCACTCCATCGATAAAACCCTGCTTCTACCATGAAACAACCCAAACCATGGAAGTACCCTATGCTAGAAAACTGAAAGTAGTACCATCTCAGCATACCAAGGGCATCACCATAAAAACCACTACCAAAGGACCAAAGCCACTAGAAAAAGTCCCTGAAAACCAAATGAACCCGACCACCGAAAATCCAAACAACCGAGTCTACAACCAAAAGCCACCGACCGTCACACCAGATGTATGATTAGTTTCAACAAACGAAAAGCGATCGAAAAGTGGAAACCGGGGACAGGTTGCCAAAACGAACGAGAATAAGAGAAGCTCCGACGTAGGTGGAGAAAGTAAGATGAGCAAATGCGAAGAAGTTTGTTAAGGGGAGAAACGATGTATGCATCGGGTCATACGTAGCCCCGGACAAGTGTCGTCGGAACGAACCCCTATCTTAGGGCTAAACACAAATGGGTGGCCCAAGAATCGAAACTGTGCCTTATTTGAGGAAACCCCCTTTTTACTGGTCAACTAAGCGTTTGCGAGGCACCCTGGCCAGCTGAGGTAGCCCAGCTGGTTTAAATCATTTGCTATTGTAATCCCACCACCTATGAAAAGCACGAGTGACCACACCTGGTATTCTAACGTGGTATGGATTATCAAATATGAATAACCACCCAGGCTTGCCTTAGTGGCCAccaagttgcccaatgaagcacaccactgaccacccgggttcaattcatggctccgccaaattgttcaaaaagggagtgtgactagagggtgcgcataatgcgcaattcacccggtaccaggtctcgcgctcggggagcTTGACTACCCGagattttaccttctatggggaagCCAATATACTCGTTTATAGAAGGGTTTCCTCGCTTAAAAAAAAGAATAATGATAGTAATTAAAACTAACAATATCCACTGAAGTTTTTTTGTCAATCATGTTATCAATATTGAATGGGATAATTTTGTGTCCTCACATTTTCCTATAACAACTTATGATATAGATATTAATTTAATCTAACAGCTAAATCCCAAATGGCCAAGTTAATATTTCAATTAGATTTTTGTGTTCCAAAATACAACAGTGTTACATTTGCATTTAATTGTTATTTCATCTTATTTATACTTTATTATACCAAATTTACTTAAATAAAACTCGCGAATACGCAGGTTTTTgactagttataatgataataataataataataatatataaactaggGAAAACAAAAGCATTATAATTAAAAAAAAGGAGGGAAATGCATACTAAtatcgtatttttattttttatatataaataaataataataacacaacTACAATTATATGATCCATGCCGAAACAGAATGGATGGGCCTATCATGCCAACAGATCATTAAACCATGCCTATCATCAAATACTTTGTAACCAACCGTACCACAACCTTCTATCACTTTCTGGGCTTCCTCCATGGCCTCGAACCACAAACTCACGGGCTTGAACCTGGCCCGTGAAAACCGAATCGCCCATTTTGCTATTATTTCGTGTCTTTCAACTCTTTCTAAGCCTTCACAAGTTACTATGTTCGAAATTTCTTTTCCAACCATATCCTCAAGCCTTATACGATCTTCACCCGAAATCTCCCCAACCATGTTGGCGGTATCAATCGAATCAAAGATCGCACTATAGTAATGTAACCCCTCAACAAAACGGTCTACCAAACGGGCCAAGTTGTGATCAGACTCTTGTTCAACTACTAGTACTAACTTTGGTGACATTGATCTTAACATTCTTAAGAACTCTGGCatccttttattttcttttattggaTCGTTTTCCTCGTTAACCCTAAAATGCGTATCAACACCTTCATCCTCAGCCAATAATACGTGAAGATTTAATATTGATACGAACACTAATGCTTCCCCGGGCCTTACCCCAAGCATGTCAAGTGTGAGGTCCTTTAAGGTAACATTTAAAGGGTTATATTGAAATGACATATCCAAAAATTTAGTCTCCTTTAAGAGTGAGGTGCCCAAATTCTCTAGCAACTCCTTGTTATCACTAACACATGTGATCATCACTTGCGGTGGGCCCATTAGGCCATGAGATAGCTTAGTTAGAATTGGAACCCATAATTTTGGGTCTTCCGAGCCCATATCAATGATGTGGATGGCACAATCCCAAGACATAGCTTTGACCAAGATTTCGGTAAAGACAACATAGGCGAAGGCCATGTAGGGAAATGATTTAGGAAACTCATAATGAGCCTGACGGGaccaccctaagtttgtg from Rutidosis leptorrhynchoides isolate AG116_Rl617_1_P2 chromosome 9, CSIRO_AGI_Rlap_v1, whole genome shotgun sequence harbors:
- the LOC139868708 gene encoding scarecrow-like protein 3 encodes the protein MESNVTLSLTSHDLYQSFKHEERGVKLIKLLLTCVNHASTGDLHRADTCLHHISQLASVNGDSMQRLTARFSNALANRLVRCWSGIYKAISHSRPNNTNLGWSRQAHYEFPKSFPYMAFAYVVFTEILVKAMSWDCAIHIIDMGSEDPKLWVPILTKLSHGLMGPPQVMITCVSDNKELLENLGTSLLKETKFLDMSFQYNPLNVTLKDLTLDMLGVRPGEALVFVSILNLHVLLAEDEGVDTHFRVNEENDPIKENKRMPEFLRMLRSMSPKLVLVVEQESDHNLARLVDRFVEGLHYYSAIFDSIDTANMVGEISGEDRIRLEDMVGKEISNIVTCEGLERVERHEIIAKWAIRFSRARFKPVSLWFEAMEEAQKVIEGCGTVGYKVFDDRHGLMICWHDRPIHSVSAWII